GATGGCTGTGATGAACATAGACTGAGAGAGGGTCGGTAGCGCGTGGAGTTCTCCCACGATTTTATACCACAAGAATATAGGGCTCCTGTCATATTCTTTGACGATTCTCAAAGCCCTGAACCAATTAACGCAGTGCTTGCGCTGGGTGTTTTTGATGGTGTGCATCTTGGACATCAACATCTTTTGCGCGCCGCCATACTCGATGCCCACAATCGTGGAGTTAAAGCTGTTGCGGTGACCTTTGTGCCCGATCCAGATGAGCTTGTATCTGCCAACCCTGCTCAAAAACTTATGGACACCACCGATCGCTTGCGCGCTCTTAGCCATACAGGGGTTGATGCGGTGTATGTGGTGAGCTTTACTCCTGAGCTTGCCGCTTTCAACCACGTTTCTTTTTTTGATAAGGTCATAGGTTCTCGCCTTAATCCGCTCAGCATTCATCTTGGACGTGATGCACGTTTGGGGCGCGCGGGTACTACTAACCTTGATGCGCTTAAACGTTGGGGAGCCACTCGTGGTATAGCTGTTGTTGGTCATCAGCTGGTTGAAGATAGTGGTGCCATTATTTCTTCAACACGTATACGTCGGGCTTTGCAGGAAGGGCATCTTGAAGAAGCAGAGCGTCTCTTGGGTCGTAATTACGTGGTTCGTGGCTCTGTTGTGCGTGGCCGTGGAGAAGGAACTGCTATGGGATTTCCCACAGCAAATATTGCTCGCGCGGCGCATATTCAGTTGCCTAAAGATGGTGTCTATGCCGGTTATGCCTTAACTGAGCAGCAAGGTATTTGGCCTGCTGCCATTAACGTTGGCGTACCTCCTATGTTTGCTGATAATCCTGATTCAGCTAGTTTAGAGGCAACACTTTTGGGCTTTTCAGGTGACTTATATAATCAGCAGCTTTCTATTTGCTTTATGGAGCGTATACGTGCCTCATATAAGTTTAGCTCTATTGATGAGCTTATCCATGCAGTTCAAGCTGATATGACAGCAATCCGTGATAGCTATGGGGAAGCGCCCATCAACTAGCGCACACAGGTACTTCGGGTTAGGATAGATAAAGGTTTTCTCAATACAAGAAAGGTGGCAGATGCGGTGATTACCGACGAAGATCGTGAACGTGTTCGTGCTGCTACTGACTTGGTTGAGCTCGTGCAAGAAACAGTTGAACTCAAACCACGCGGACATGAGTTTTGGGGCTGCTGCCCGTTTCATGGTGAAAAGACCCCAAGCTTTCATATTATTCCGGCAACACAGATTTGGCACTGCTTTGGCTGCGGTGAGGGTGGAGATATTTTTTCGTATATCATGCGCCGCGAAAACCTAGGCTTTGTTGAGGCTATCCACTATCTTGCTGAGCGTGCAGGAATTGAACTTCATGAAGTTGGCAACCAGCAACCGCGTGGCACAAAACGCTCTCGCCTGATTGCTGTTTGTGAGGCAACTCAGGCCTTTTATCACACCATGCTTATGCGCGGAAAAGACGGGGCAGGGAGACAGTATTGTGCCGAGCGCGGTCTTGGTGCAGATATTTGCAAACGGTATCACCTTGGTTATGCACCGGGACACTCAGCGCTCGTTTCTCATCTTACAAGCTTAGGCTTTAGTGCGCGTGAAATGATTGATGCAAACGTGGCGCTCGCTCGAGGTGGGCGTCGTTTAGTTGACCGCTTTTATGAGCGCGTCATGTTTCCCATCTTTGACGAGCAGAGTCATTGTATTGCTTTTGGTGGGCGCATTACTGGGGCAGGTGAGCCAAAGTATCTCAATACCGCTGAAACCACGCTGTTTCATAAGAAGAAAAACCTCTACGGCTTTAACTGGGCAAAAGAGGGGATAGTTGCCAAAAATGAGGTAATTGTTGTTGAGGGCTACACCGATGCCATTGCCTGCTGGGAGGCAGGTATACATCATGTGGTGGCAACCTTGGGCACCGCTCTCACCGAGCATCACGTAAAAACCCTTAATCGTTTTGCAAAGCGCATTGTGTATCTTTTTGATGGTGATGCTGCTGGTCAGGCTGCTGCCGAGCGTGCACTTCATGTCATTGAGCTTGGTGATATGGATTTGCGCTGTGTTATCTTGCCAGACAACCTTGACCCCTTTGATTTTTTGCAAACACATGACGCGGCTGAGCTTGAGAAACGTATCGAGACGGCAGAGCCTTTAATTGATTTTGTGCTGCGCAAACTAGGCGAACGCAGTGATACAACAACACCAGGCGGGCGTGCAAATGCACTTGAAGAGGCACTTCGCCTCATATATCCCCTGCGTGAGAGTTATTTGATTGATAGCTATTATGTTCAGATTGCTGATTTTATTGGTGTGGATAGCACATTGGTACGAGAGGCTGCACCCCGTGTTTTTCGTGAGGTAAACAAAGAGCGCTCGCGTGCAAAAGAACGAGAACAGCGTGCGCAATATACATCTCAAACACGTGCACAAAGCATGCCGCAAGCACAAATGAATAGCCAGCAAGCAACAGGTATTGCGAATTCTGAGGCAGGGCAAGTAAGAGACGCTCATCAAAACTCTCAAGAGACTCAGGCACAAGCATATACAGAAGCAGTGGCTCAGCCTTTGATGTTATCCGATTTAGAGCGCCGTTCACTTCAATGTGAGCGTGAGCTACTATCACTCATGACGGCATTCCCAGATAGTTTTCGGTCCTTTGCGCATAGAATCAGCGACCTCACCTGGATTGATACGCGAAGTGAGGCTATTGCCTGGGCTGTG
This region of Collinsella sp. zg1085 genomic DNA includes:
- the ribF gene encoding riboflavin biosynthesis protein RibF; this translates as MEFSHDFIPQEYRAPVIFFDDSQSPEPINAVLALGVFDGVHLGHQHLLRAAILDAHNRGVKAVAVTFVPDPDELVSANPAQKLMDTTDRLRALSHTGVDAVYVVSFTPELAAFNHVSFFDKVIGSRLNPLSIHLGRDARLGRAGTTNLDALKRWGATRGIAVVGHQLVEDSGAIISSTRIRRALQEGHLEEAERLLGRNYVVRGSVVRGRGEGTAMGFPTANIARAAHIQLPKDGVYAGYALTEQQGIWPAAINVGVPPMFADNPDSASLEATLLGFSGDLYNQQLSICFMERIRASYKFSSIDELIHAVQADMTAIRDSYGEAPIN
- the dnaG gene encoding DNA primase, giving the protein MITDEDRERVRAATDLVELVQETVELKPRGHEFWGCCPFHGEKTPSFHIIPATQIWHCFGCGEGGDIFSYIMRRENLGFVEAIHYLAERAGIELHEVGNQQPRGTKRSRLIAVCEATQAFYHTMLMRGKDGAGRQYCAERGLGADICKRYHLGYAPGHSALVSHLTSLGFSAREMIDANVALARGGRRLVDRFYERVMFPIFDEQSHCIAFGGRITGAGEPKYLNTAETTLFHKKKNLYGFNWAKEGIVAKNEVIVVEGYTDAIACWEAGIHHVVATLGTALTEHHVKTLNRFAKRIVYLFDGDAAGQAAAERALHVIELGDMDLRCVILPDNLDPFDFLQTHDAAELEKRIETAEPLIDFVLRKLGERSDTTTPGGRANALEEALRLIYPLRESYLIDSYYVQIADFIGVDSTLVREAAPRVFREVNKERSRAKEREQRAQYTSQTRAQSMPQAQMNSQQATGIANSEAGQVRDAHQNSQETQAQAYTEAVAQPLMLSDLERRSLQCERELLSLMTAFPDSFRSFAHRISDLTWIDTRSEAIAWAVLATPEGSSVADVMQAVRLVCPQVVELAGTGTLGTTSAHPTDTTIAFLLDTLEMYTVKRHLKSIQAQLRSNQVASVDERRTLTIQATQEARRLRELEQSVEGVANPFRVNLDTSHSSA